Proteins from a genomic interval of Clostridium sp. M62/1:
- the secG gene encoding preprotein translocase subunit SecG, with protein sequence MLRGILTFVFVAICVFLTIVVLLQEGKSAGLSGTINGMADSYWGRNKSRSMEGKLEKLTKYGAILWLILALVLNLKIL encoded by the coding sequence ATGTTACGAGGGATTCTTACCTTTGTATTTGTTGCTATATGTGTATTTTTGACAATTGTAGTATTACTTCAGGAGGGAAAGTCAGCGGGCCTGTCCGGCACCATTAACGGTATGGCTGACAGCTACTGGGGGAGAAACAAGAGCCGTTCCATGGAGGGTAAGCTCGAGAAGCTCACAAAGTATGGTGCGATTCTCTGGCTGATTCTGGCGCTTGTGCTGAACCTTAAGATACTTTAA
- the smpB gene encoding SsrA-binding protein SmpB, whose protein sequence is MGTNNFKLVANNKKAFHDYFIDDKYETGIELYGTEVKSIRMGKCSIKEAFVRIENGQVYVYGMHISPYEKGNIFNRDPLRQRKLLMHRKEIDRLVSEIKEKGFTLVPLQVYLKGSLVKVEIGLARGKKLYDKREDLAKKDARREIERGFKAKQY, encoded by the coding sequence ATGGGAACAAATAATTTTAAGCTGGTGGCCAATAATAAAAAGGCCTTTCACGATTACTTTATTGATGACAAATATGAGACGGGAATTGAGCTTTACGGCACAGAGGTAAAATCCATCCGCATGGGAAAATGCAGCATTAAGGAGGCCTTTGTGCGGATTGAAAACGGCCAGGTCTATGTGTACGGCATGCATATCAGTCCCTATGAAAAGGGGAATATTTTCAACAGAGATCCCCTCAGGCAGAGAAAGCTTCTGATGCACAGAAAGGAGATCGACCGTCTTGTATCAGAGATCAAGGAGAAGGGCTTTACCCTTGTGCCCCTCCAGGTCTACCTGAAGGGAAGTCTTGTAAAGGTAGAGATAGGACTTGCCAGGGGTAAAAAACTCTATGATAAACGGGAGGATCTTGCCAAGAAAGATGCCAGACGTGAGATAGAAAGAGGCTTTAAGGCAAAACAGTATTAA
- a CDS encoding branched-chain amino acid aminotransferase, whose amino-acid sequence MYNIRIEKTTAPKQKPAADDPLKFGTIFTDHMFVCDYIEGQGWVDPRVVPYQPLSLDPSCMVFHYGQEMFEGLKAYKSEDGRTLLFRPDKNWERACNSNKRLCMPEIPRELFLEGLKEVVKIDRDWIPTKPGTSLYIRPFMFATDPFLGVRPSDTYKFLIILSPVGAYYESGLDPVKIWIEDEYVRAVKGGIGEAKTGGNYVASLAAQVKAHDEGYAQVLWLDGIERKYIEEVGAMNIFFKINGTVVTPKLNGSILPGITRRSAIELCEKWGVPVEERRISVEEIVEAARTGAMEECFGTGTAAVVSPVGELRYENEKMVITGGKIGPLTQKIYDTITGIQLGKLEGPEGWSVEVK is encoded by the coding sequence ATGTACAATATAAGAATTGAGAAAACGACCGCGCCGAAGCAGAAGCCGGCAGCAGATGATCCATTAAAATTTGGGACCATTTTTACTGATCACATGTTTGTATGCGACTATATTGAGGGACAGGGATGGGTAGATCCCAGGGTTGTGCCCTACCAGCCGCTCTCTCTGGATCCATCCTGTATGGTATTCCATTACGGACAGGAGATGTTCGAGGGACTGAAAGCATACAAGAGCGAGGACGGAAGGACGCTTTTATTCCGCCCTGACAAGAACTGGGAGAGGGCCTGCAACAGCAATAAGCGTCTCTGTATGCCGGAGATTCCGAGGGAGCTGTTTCTGGAGGGGTTAAAGGAGGTAGTCAAGATCGACCGTGACTGGATTCCCACAAAGCCGGGAACCTCTCTCTACATCAGACCGTTTATGTTTGCAACGGATCCGTTCCTCGGAGTGCGGCCGTCAGATACCTATAAATTCTTGATTATTCTCTCTCCGGTGGGCGCCTACTATGAGAGCGGCCTGGATCCGGTGAAGATCTGGATTGAGGACGAGTATGTGAGAGCCGTGAAGGGCGGAATCGGAGAGGCTAAGACGGGAGGAAACTATGTGGCATCCCTGGCAGCTCAGGTGAAGGCCCACGACGAGGGCTATGCCCAGGTTCTCTGGCTGGACGGCATAGAGAGAAAGTATATCGAGGAAGTCGGCGCCATGAATATCTTCTTTAAGATTAACGGCACAGTGGTAACGCCCAAGTTAAACGGAAGCATTCTTCCGGGAATCACCAGGAGATCCGCCATCGAGCTGTGCGAGAAGTGGGGCGTTCCGGTGGAGGAGCGCAGAATTTCCGTGGAGGAGATTGTGGAGGCAGCCAGGACAGGAGCCATGGAGGAATGCTTTGGAACCGGAACAGCGGCAGTTGTATCACCGGTGGGAGAGCTCCGCTATGAGAATGAGAAGATGGTGATAACGGGAGGCAAGATTGGCCCTCTGACCCAGAAAATCTACGATACCATTACAGGCATCCAGTTAGGCAAGCTGGAAGGCCCGGAGGGATGGAGCGTAGAGGTTAAGTAG
- the rnr gene encoding ribonuclease R: protein MLVSLMNETAYVPMKLKELAILLNVPKEQREELKAVLNALLSEGKISISKKGKFGKAEAFALTGIFSGHPRGFGFVTAEGQEEDIFIPADRTNGALHGDWVQIVIDAEEKGRRAEGTVVKILEHANETLIGTYEKSRGYGFVIPDNQKIAKDIFIPQGCDQGAVSGHKVMVKIKDFGEKKGRKPEGVITEILGHINDPGVDILSVVRAYGLPEEFPRAVMEEIKSIPEKADSSDIGGRKDLRGLLTVTIDGEEAKDLDDAISIERAGDGYRLGVHIADVSHYVREYTALDAEALRRSTSVYLVDRVIPMLPHRLSNGICSLNEGEDRLTLSCLMDIDSQGNVVGHEIAETVIRSDRRMTYTAVNAIVTEHDPEVTARYAELADMFLLMKELADILRKKRHARGSIDFDFPESKIVLDEKGRPIEIKPYERNAATRIIEDFMLLANETVAEDYFWQEVPFLYRTHEKPDEDRMKRLGTFINNFGYTLRMPGGEVHPKELQKLLDKVEGTPEEALISRLTLRSMKQAKYTTANTGHFGLSARYYTHFTSPIRRYPDLQIHRIIKESLHGGLTGKRVSHYERILPQVAVQTSALERRADEAERETDKLKKVQYMEQFIGQEFEGVISGVTNWGFYVELPNTVEGLVHINELRDDYYVFSEERYELTGEMTGKTYKLGEVIRVQVTGCDRFAKTIDFIPARQF, encoded by the coding sequence ATGCTGGTGTCCCTGATGAATGAGACGGCGTACGTTCCGATGAAGCTTAAGGAGCTGGCCATCCTGCTGAACGTCCCCAAGGAGCAGCGGGAGGAGCTGAAAGCAGTGCTGAACGCTCTGCTGTCTGAGGGAAAGATCAGCATTTCCAAAAAAGGAAAATTCGGAAAGGCGGAGGCTTTTGCCCTGACAGGGATCTTCTCCGGCCATCCGAGGGGCTTTGGCTTTGTCACAGCTGAGGGGCAGGAGGAGGATATCTTCATCCCTGCAGACAGAACAAACGGAGCCCTTCACGGGGACTGGGTTCAGATTGTCATCGACGCAGAAGAAAAAGGGCGCCGGGCAGAAGGCACTGTGGTGAAAATCCTGGAGCATGCCAATGAAACTCTGATCGGAACCTACGAAAAGAGCAGGGGATACGGTTTCGTGATCCCGGACAATCAGAAAATAGCAAAAGATATTTTTATTCCCCAGGGATGCGACCAGGGGGCAGTAAGCGGCCACAAGGTTATGGTGAAAATTAAGGACTTCGGGGAGAAAAAGGGAAGGAAGCCTGAGGGAGTCATCACGGAGATCCTGGGACATATCAATGATCCGGGGGTGGACATTCTGTCTGTTGTCCGGGCATATGGCCTTCCCGAGGAATTTCCCAGGGCGGTGATGGAGGAGATAAAAAGTATCCCGGAAAAGGCAGACAGCAGCGACATAGGGGGACGAAAGGATCTGAGAGGCCTTCTGACCGTCACCATAGACGGCGAGGAGGCCAAGGACCTGGACGATGCCATCAGCATTGAGCGGGCCGGCGATGGATACCGGCTGGGCGTCCACATCGCTGATGTGAGCCACTATGTGAGGGAATACACGGCTCTGGACGCGGAGGCCCTGAGGCGATCCACCAGCGTTTACCTGGTGGATCGGGTGATCCCCATGCTTCCCCACAGGCTTTCAAACGGGATCTGCTCCTTAAACGAGGGGGAGGATCGGCTGACGTTAAGCTGTCTGATGGACATCGACAGCCAGGGAAACGTGGTGGGCCACGAGATTGCGGAAACCGTGATCCGGTCTGACCGGAGAATGACCTACACGGCAGTCAATGCCATTGTCACGGAACACGATCCGGAGGTGACGGCCAGATATGCAGAGCTTGCCGACATGTTCCTCCTGATGAAGGAGCTTGCCGACATTCTGCGGAAAAAGCGTCATGCCAGAGGTTCCATTGACTTTGATTTCCCGGAGAGCAAAATTGTGCTGGATGAGAAGGGAAGGCCCATTGAGATAAAGCCCTACGAGCGCAATGCCGCCACCCGGATCATCGAGGACTTCATGCTTCTGGCCAACGAGACAGTGGCGGAGGATTATTTCTGGCAGGAGGTGCCCTTCCTCTACCGGACCCACGAGAAGCCGGATGAGGACAGGATGAAGCGCCTTGGAACCTTCATCAACAACTTTGGCTACACTCTCCGGATGCCAGGCGGCGAGGTTCACCCGAAGGAGCTGCAAAAGCTCCTGGATAAGGTGGAGGGAACGCCCGAGGAGGCTCTGATCAGCCGGCTGACGCTCCGCTCCATGAAGCAGGCAAAATATACTACAGCAAATACAGGACATTTCGGGCTTTCAGCCCGCTATTATACGCACTTTACATCTCCTATCAGGAGATACCCGGATCTGCAGATTCATCGGATCATCAAAGAATCTCTTCACGGCGGTCTGACAGGGAAACGAGTTTCCCACTATGAGAGGATTCTGCCGCAGGTGGCAGTGCAGACCTCAGCTCTGGAGAGAAGAGCCGATGAGGCAGAGAGGGAGACCGATAAGCTGAAAAAGGTTCAGTACATGGAACAGTTTATCGGACAGGAATTTGAGGGCGTCATTTCCGGCGTCACGAACTGGGGCTTCTACGTGGAGCTTCCGAACACAGTGGAGGGACTCGTCCATATCAATGAGCTCAGGGACGATTACTATGTGTTCAGCGAAGAGCGGTACGAGCTGACAGGGGAGATGACGGGAAAGACGTATAAATTAGGTGAGGTCATCCGGGTGCAGGTGACAGGCTGCGACCGGTTTGCAAAAACCATCGACTTTATTCCGGCAAGGCAGTTTTAG
- a CDS encoding MATE family efflux transporter — translation MERTAENDFSKGSVVKNILGLAVPMTLAQLINVLYNIVDRIYIGRIPEHATLSLTGIGLSLPMITMVIAFANLFGMGGAPLCSIERGRGNLEEAEKIMGNSFTMLVVFGVFLTMLGLLFKKPLLYAFGASDSTYPFADAYITIYLLGSIFVMVGLGMNSFINSQGFGKVGMCTVLLGAVANIILDPIFIFGLGMGVRGAALATIISQFFSAVWIVRFLTGKRTILRLRLSCLRPQWKRIRAIVGLGMSGFTMAITNCTVQIVCNATLQTFGGDLYVGVMTVINSLREVASMPVQGVTNSAQPVMGFNYGAKEYGRVKKAIVFTSLFSIAYTTLAWAFLHGFPEFFIRIFNQDQALIEAGVPALRLYFFGFFMMSLQFAGQAVFVALGMSRQAIFFSIFRKVVIVVPLTLLLPSVFGMGTNGVFLAEPISNFIGGAACFGTMLLLVWTELTRRERAKTV, via the coding sequence ATGGAGCGGACGGCGGAAAACGATTTTTCAAAGGGGAGCGTTGTAAAAAATATTTTAGGTCTGGCAGTTCCCATGACACTGGCCCAGCTGATCAATGTCCTCTACAATATTGTGGACAGGATTTATATAGGAAGGATACCGGAACATGCCACCCTCTCCCTGACCGGAATCGGGCTGTCCCTGCCCATGATCACCATGGTAATCGCCTTTGCCAATCTGTTCGGAATGGGAGGTGCCCCTCTGTGTTCCATTGAGAGGGGGAGGGGAAACCTGGAAGAGGCAGAGAAGATTATGGGGAATTCCTTTACCATGCTGGTGGTTTTCGGGGTTTTTCTCACTATGCTTGGTCTGCTCTTTAAGAAGCCCCTTCTCTATGCCTTTGGGGCCAGCGATTCTACATATCCCTTTGCCGACGCCTACATCACCATCTATCTTCTGGGAAGCATATTTGTCATGGTAGGGCTTGGAATGAACAGCTTCATTAATTCCCAGGGATTTGGGAAGGTGGGGATGTGCACCGTCCTTCTGGGGGCGGTGGCCAACATCATCCTGGATCCGATTTTCATTTTCGGCCTTGGCATGGGAGTCCGGGGGGCTGCCCTGGCGACGATTATCTCCCAGTTTTTTTCCGCTGTCTGGATTGTGCGTTTCCTGACAGGAAAAAGAACCATACTGCGCCTCCGGCTGTCCTGCCTGCGTCCGCAGTGGAAGAGAATCCGGGCCATTGTGGGACTGGGAATGAGCGGTTTTACCATGGCAATCACCAACTGTACCGTGCAGATCGTGTGCAATGCGACGCTTCAGACATTCGGAGGGGATCTCTATGTGGGCGTTATGACAGTCATCAACTCCCTGCGGGAGGTGGCGTCCATGCCGGTGCAGGGCGTCACAAACAGCGCCCAGCCGGTTATGGGCTTTAACTATGGGGCTAAGGAGTATGGACGGGTGAAAAAGGCGATCGTGTTCACCTCCCTGTTCTCCATAGCCTATACCACGCTGGCATGGGCATTTCTCCACGGATTTCCGGAGTTCTTCATCAGGATTTTCAACCAGGATCAGGCCCTTATCGAGGCGGGAGTTCCGGCGCTTCGTCTGTATTTCTTCGGGTTTTTCATGATGTCTCTGCAGTTTGCGGGGCAGGCTGTTTTTGTGGCGCTCGGAATGTCAAGGCAGGCCATTTTCTTCTCTATTTTCCGCAAGGTAGTGATTGTAGTGCCGCTTACGCTGCTGCTGCCGTCTGTGTTCGGGATGGGGACGAACGGCGTGTTTCTGGCAGAGCCGATCTCGAACTTTATCGGCGGGGCTGCGTGCTTCGGAACCATGCTTCTTCTTGTATGGACAGAGCTGACAAGGCGGGAGCGAGCTAAAACAGTATAA